The window CTTCGACCCGGAGAAGCTGTGGGTGCTCATGACCGGCTTCTTCGGTCTCGTCGCGATTGGCTTCTTCGCGGTGTGGAGTCTGCTCTCGAACGTCATCGCCGGGGTGTTCCTCTTCCTCTCGGACCCGTTCAAGATCAGCGACGAGATCGAGGTGCCGAGCGACGACCTCGCCGGGAAGGTGCTCGACATCCGCCCGCTGTTCGTGGTGCTGGAAGAGCCGGGCGGGCACACGCTCTACGTCCCCAACAGCCTCCTCTTCCAGAAGTCATTCCGCCGCGTCGATGTCGCCGCCCGGGGCCGCGAAGAGGAGAGCGCGGAACCTCCCGAAGTACCCGAGTCAGCCGACTAGCCGCTATCTCCGGAGGATCGTACGGCTTGGCATCGCTGGACGCGTGCCCGTACTTTTGCGGGACAACGCAGCCGTTTTAGCCATGAGTGTTCAAGAGATTCAAGCAGCCATCGAGGCCCTGCCCCACGCCGAGCAGTCCGAACTGTTCGAGCGGCTCGACGCGTACCGGCAGCAGCAAGACTTCGACGACTGGGACCGGCAGATGCAGGCTGACGCAGAGGCCGGAGCGTTCGACGAACTGATTAAGCAGGCGAAAGAGGAGCACCGGACTGGAAGGACCACACCGCTACCGTGACGCACCACGCCTCGTCGAGCTTTTGGTACCACTACCGCCGGTTGCCAGACGAGGTGCAGCGTCCTGCGGATAAGAACTTCCGCTTGCTAGAGAACAACCCGTACCATCCATCGCTGCACTTCAAGAAAATCCATGCCGCACTGTGGTCGGCGCGGGTAGGACGCGGGTACCGGGCCATCGCTACGCCGGACGACGGCGACTTTCTCTGGCTCTGGATCGGTCCGCACGCAGCGTACGACCGCCTGCTGAAGCGATAGGTCACGCGCCGCGCATCCGGCCGACGACCGTCGCGAGCTGCTCGGCGGCGAAGTCGAGGTCGGCCTCGGTCGTGCCGTGCCCGAGCGAGAAGCGGACGGTCGCGTTGGCGGTCTCGCGAGGAACGTCGAGGGCGCGGAGGACGTGGCTCGGCTCGACGGCCCCACTCGCGCAGGCGCTGCCGCTGGAGACGTGGACGCCCGCCACGTCGAGTCCGAGGAGGAGCATCTCGCCGTCGAGTGCCCGGCCGTCCACCGGCGGGAACGAGACGTTGAGGATGTGCGGCGCGCTGTCGCCCGGGCTGTCACCTACCGGCGTATTGAACCGGACGGTCTCGCCGAACGCGTCACGTACCGCTCCGGCTAGCCGGTCGCAGAGCGCGGTCAGCCGTTTTCGCTCCACCTCGGCCATCTCAGCGGCGAGGGCCAGCGCTTCAGCCAAGCCAACCACGGCAGCGACGTTCTCGGTCCCCCCGCGCCGCCGCCGCTCCTGCGACCCGCCGACGACGAGCGGCGCGAACGGCGTCCCGGTGCGGACCCAGAGCACGCCCGCGCCCTTCGGCCCGTAGACCTTGTGCGCCGAGAGCGAGAGCAGGTCCACACCGAGATCGTTCACGTCGAGCGGGTACAGGCCGGCTGCCTGCACCGCGTCGGTGTGGAACGGGACGCCGCGTGCGCGGCAGACGGCGGCGATCTCACGGACCGGGCTGAGGGTGCCGAGTTCGTTGTTGACCGCCATGACCGAGACGAGCCCGGTCTCGTCGGTGATGGCCTCGGCGATCTGGTCCGCCGTTACGGCCCCGCTCGGCGACGGGGTGAGGATGGTGACGGGGTGCCCGGCGTCGCGGAGGGCTTCGGCGGGACGGAGGATGGCTTCGTGCTCGGCGGCACCCGTGACGAGGCCCGGCCCGCGCCGGTCGGGGGCGGTGAGGACGCCGCGCAGGGCCGCGTTGTCGGCCTCGGTCCCGCCGCTCGTGAAGATGACCTCGCCCGGCTCCGCCCCGAGGATCCCGGCCACGCGCTCGCGCGCCGACTCTACCGCGAAGCGCGCCCGCCGCCCGAGGGCGTGGACCGACGACGCGTTGCCGTAGTGCTCGCGGAGGTACGGCAGCATCGCGTCGAGCACGCGCTCGTCGAGCGGCGTCGTCGCGGCGTGGTCGAGGTAGACGGAGGGCATCAGCCGGAGGACGGAGGACGGAGGACGGAGGACGGAGGACGGAAATTAGCGGTCATACTCGGCAGCGTCGTTCGCTTCGGTTCTTTCCATCGCTCTTTCTCGCGCGCCGGGCTTATCATCCTCTCGGACCCCACCGACCCTATAAGTCGTACACATATTCCCTCTCGGTTCACCCCCGCACCTCTACCCTCACCACGTTTTATGGACAAGCTCGTCATCCAGGGCGGCCACCCGCTCACCGGTACGATCCACGTCGGCGGCTCGAAGAATACGGCGCTCCCGCTCATGGCCGCCGCCGTCCTCGCCGACGGCACCACCACGCTCCACAACATGCCCGTCCTGCGCGACGTGCACACCTTCGCCAACGTCCTCCGCGTCTCCGGCTGCGTGGTCGAGTACAAGCCCGACGCC of the Bacteroidota bacterium genome contains:
- a CDS encoding cysteine desulfurase family protein — its product is MPSVYLDHAATTPLDERVLDAMLPYLREHYGNASSVHALGRRARFAVESARERVAGILGAEPGEVIFTSGGTEADNAALRGVLTAPDRRGPGLVTGAAEHEAILRPAEALRDAGHPVTILTPSPSGAVTADQIAEAITDETGLVSVMAVNNELGTLSPVREIAAVCRARGVPFHTDAVQAAGLYPLDVNDLGVDLLSLSAHKVYGPKGAGVLWVRTGTPFAPLVVGGSQERRRRGGTENVAAVVGLAEALALAAEMAEVERKRLTALCDRLAGAVRDAFGETVRFNTPVGDSPGDSAPHILNVSFPPVDGRALDGEMLLLGLDVAGVHVSSGSACASGAVEPSHVLRALDVPRETANATVRFSLGHGTTEADLDFAAEQLATVVGRMRGA
- a CDS encoding mechanosensitive ion channel domain-containing protein; this encodes MDPLVVEEVVNTELLLRGGVTAGVAVFVVVVLAVLKALIVRFVRARQMHQLRGRFVYRVARVFTVIFAGFVLAYVWGFDPEKLWVLMTGFFGLVAIGFFAVWSLLSNVIAGVFLFLSDPFKISDEIEVPSDDLAGKVLDIRPLFVVLEEPGGHTLYVPNSLLFQKSFRRVDVAARGREEESAEPPEVPESAD